Proteins co-encoded in one Spirosoma endbachense genomic window:
- a CDS encoding aconitate hydratase, with protein MAFDLDMIQRVYANLGERVEAARQAVGKPLTLSEKVLYSHLFAGTPTQAFERGKAYVDFAPDRVAMQDATAQMALLQFMQAGRPQVAVPSTVHCDHLIQAEVGAVQDLDIAKSKNKEVYDFLSSISNKYGIGFWKPGAGIIHQVVIENYAFPGGMMIGTDSHTPNAGGLGMIAIGVGGADACDVMAGLAWELKMPKLIGVKLTGKLSGWASAKDVILRVAGILTVKGGTGCIVEYFGEGAESLSATGKGTICNMGAEIGATTSIFAYDEKMADYLRATNRADIAEAADAVKANLRSDEEVYADPASYFDQLIEIDLNTLEPHINGPFTPDLAWPLSNFAKAVKENNWPAKLEVGLIGSCTNSSYEDMTRSASVAAQATAKHLKTKAEFTVTPGSELVRFTAERDGLLTTFEEIGGVVLANACGPCIGQWARHMDDPTRKNSIITSFNRNFAKRNDGNASTHAFVASPEIVTALAIAGDLTFNPMTDTLTNEDGEQVKLDEPQGIEQPIKGYAVDDAGYQAPAADGSGVSVIVSPTSDRLQLLAPFSAWEGTDLTGLKLLIKAKGKCTTDHISMAGPWLKYRGHLDNISNNMLIGAVNFYNEKTNSVKNQLTGEYGEVPAVQRAYKAAGIGSIVVGDENYGEGSSREHAAMEPRFLGVRAILVRSFARIHETNLKKQGMLALTFANPADYDKIQEDDTIDIEGLTEFAPGRPLEIVLHHADGTTDEFMVNHTYNEGQIEWFKAGAALNIIRMKQSA; from the coding sequence ATGGCTTTTGATTTAGACATGATTCAGCGCGTTTACGCTAACCTCGGCGAACGCGTCGAAGCAGCCCGGCAGGCAGTGGGCAAACCGCTGACCTTGTCGGAGAAGGTTTTATACAGTCACCTCTTTGCCGGAACTCCGACTCAGGCGTTTGAGCGGGGTAAGGCTTATGTGGACTTTGCACCCGACCGGGTAGCCATGCAGGATGCAACGGCTCAAATGGCTTTGTTGCAGTTTATGCAGGCTGGCCGCCCCCAGGTAGCCGTTCCGTCAACGGTTCACTGCGACCACCTGATTCAGGCCGAAGTAGGGGCCGTCCAGGATCTGGACATCGCCAAGAGTAAGAACAAAGAAGTTTACGACTTCCTGTCGTCTATTTCTAACAAATATGGAATCGGCTTCTGGAAACCGGGCGCAGGTATTATTCACCAGGTGGTGATTGAAAACTATGCATTTCCAGGCGGCATGATGATCGGTACGGACTCGCATACACCCAACGCGGGTGGTCTGGGCATGATTGCCATTGGTGTTGGCGGTGCCGATGCCTGCGACGTCATGGCAGGTCTGGCCTGGGAATTGAAAATGCCTAAACTGATTGGCGTAAAACTGACCGGCAAACTCAGTGGCTGGGCATCGGCCAAAGACGTTATTCTGCGGGTTGCCGGTATTCTGACCGTAAAAGGTGGTACGGGCTGCATTGTCGAATATTTTGGCGAAGGAGCAGAAAGTCTGTCGGCAACGGGTAAAGGAACGATCTGTAACATGGGTGCTGAGATTGGTGCTACCACATCGATCTTCGCCTATGATGAGAAGATGGCTGACTACCTGCGGGCTACCAACCGGGCCGACATCGCTGAAGCTGCCGATGCCGTCAAAGCAAATCTTCGCTCAGATGAAGAAGTCTATGCTGATCCGGCATCGTACTTCGATCAACTCATCGAGATTGACCTCAATACGCTCGAACCGCACATCAACGGTCCGTTCACTCCTGATCTGGCCTGGCCGCTGTCGAACTTCGCCAAAGCGGTGAAAGAAAATAACTGGCCTGCTAAACTTGAAGTTGGTCTGATTGGCTCGTGTACGAACTCCAGCTACGAAGACATGACCCGTTCGGCGTCGGTAGCGGCTCAGGCAACGGCCAAGCACCTGAAAACCAAAGCTGAATTTACGGTAACACCGGGCTCGGAACTGGTTCGATTCACGGCTGAACGCGATGGATTGCTCACTACATTCGAAGAAATCGGTGGTGTGGTATTGGCCAATGCCTGCGGGCCATGCATTGGGCAGTGGGCGCGCCATATGGACGATCCTACCCGTAAGAACTCCATCATCACGTCGTTCAACCGGAACTTCGCCAAGCGGAACGATGGGAACGCCAGCACCCACGCCTTCGTGGCTTCGCCCGAAATTGTGACAGCTCTTGCCATTGCCGGTGACCTGACGTTTAACCCGATGACGGATACACTGACCAATGAAGATGGTGAGCAGGTGAAACTCGATGAGCCGCAGGGCATCGAGCAGCCCATCAAAGGATATGCGGTTGATGATGCTGGTTATCAGGCTCCTGCAGCAGATGGCTCTGGGGTTTCAGTCATCGTTAGCCCAACCTCCGATCGTCTGCAATTGCTGGCTCCCTTTAGCGCCTGGGAAGGTACCGACCTGACCGGCCTGAAATTGCTGATCAAAGCCAAAGGCAAGTGTACGACTGACCATATTTCGATGGCGGGTCCCTGGTTGAAATACCGTGGTCACCTGGACAACATCTCGAATAATATGCTGATTGGCGCGGTTAACTTCTATAACGAGAAGACTAACAGCGTGAAGAATCAACTCACGGGCGAGTATGGTGAAGTACCGGCTGTTCAACGAGCTTACAAGGCTGCTGGTATTGGCTCCATTGTGGTAGGTGACGAGAACTACGGTGAAGGTTCATCGCGTGAGCACGCAGCGATGGAACCCCGTTTTCTGGGCGTTCGGGCGATTCTGGTACGGTCTTTCGCCCGTATTCACGAAACGAACCTGAAAAAACAGGGGATGTTGGCATTAACCTTTGCTAATCCTGCCGATTACGACAAGATTCAGGAAGACGACACGATCGACATCGAAGGTTTGACCGAGTTCGCACCGGGTCGTCCGCTGGAAATCGTTCTGCATCATGCAGATGGCACAACTGACGAGTTTATGGTTAACCATACCTACAACGAAGGTCAGATCGAGTGGTTCAAGGCAGGTGCTGCCCTGAACATCATTCGGATGAAACAGAGTGCATAA
- a CDS encoding CHRD domain-containing protein → MNKKSAILSVAALLALGTTFMSCKDEENPTTTVPTPTTTRLVATLNGAGEKPTSTTSTATGNFVGDLNTTTRVLSYTLTYTGPFSSTLTGGHLHRVTKADGTGPVEIPFSSLTSPISGTTTLTTATRVDSLLNGFYYANLHTTLYPAGEIRGDIKKQ, encoded by the coding sequence ATGAACAAGAAAAGTGCAATCCTGTCTGTTGCGGCCTTATTGGCCCTTGGAACGACGTTTATGTCGTGTAAAGACGAAGAGAATCCGACAACCACTGTACCCACTCCAACAACCACGCGTCTGGTGGCGACGTTAAATGGGGCTGGTGAAAAACCGACGTCAACAACATCGACGGCTACAGGCAACTTTGTTGGCGATTTAAATACAACGACTCGAGTGCTTAGCTATACGCTTACTTATACTGGCCCATTCTCGTCAACACTGACGGGTGGTCATTTACACCGTGTTACTAAAGCAGATGGCACTGGGCCTGTCGAGATTCCGTTTTCGAGCCTTACTTCGCCAATTAGTGGTACGACTACACTGACGACAGCAACGCGGGTCGATAGTTTGCTGAACGGATTTTATTATGCCAATTTACATACAACCCTCTATCCTGCTGGTGAGATTCGCGGAGATATCAAGAAACAGTAA
- a CDS encoding CHRD domain-containing protein codes for MTKNSTFLLVAVFMALSSFLMNCNDHQALPPDAKIRLVSTLSGAGEKPIPVVSAGTGSFVGVIDRATRVLSYTVTYSGLSPVAGHLHRINSANGTGPVEIPFASLTSPIIGTTTLTTATRVDSLINGFYYANLHTPAFPAGEIRGNVRVDGQIKLTAALSGAAEKPIPNASAATGAFVGVVDPTTRVLSYTVTYSGLSPVAGHLHRVNAANGTGPVEIPFASLTSPIIGTTTLTTATRVDSLLNGFYYANLHTAVFPAGEIRGDIK; via the coding sequence ATGACAAAGAACTCTACCTTCCTGTTAGTGGCTGTTTTCATGGCACTAAGCTCTTTCCTGATGAATTGCAATGATCACCAGGCGTTACCTCCCGATGCAAAAATTCGATTGGTGTCAACCTTAAGTGGAGCAGGGGAGAAACCAATTCCTGTTGTGTCGGCAGGCACCGGTTCGTTTGTTGGTGTAATTGATCGTGCTACCCGCGTATTGAGCTATACGGTCACCTATTCGGGGTTAAGTCCCGTGGCGGGTCACCTCCACCGAATCAATTCGGCCAATGGCACCGGGCCAGTTGAGATTCCGTTTGCGAGTTTGACCTCCCCAATTATAGGCACTACTACGCTGACAACGGCAACCCGGGTCGATAGTTTAATTAATGGATTTTACTATGCCAATCTTCATACGCCTGCCTTTCCGGCGGGCGAAATTCGGGGGAATGTCCGTGTTGATGGCCAAATTAAACTAACCGCGGCTTTGAGCGGAGCTGCCGAAAAACCCATACCGAATGCTTCAGCAGCTACCGGCGCGTTTGTTGGGGTGGTCGATCCAACGACGCGTGTATTGAGCTACACAGTTACCTATTCGGGATTAAGCCCTGTGGCGGGTCACCTCCATCGAGTCAATGCGGCTAATGGTACCGGGCCAGTCGAAATTCCGTTCGCGAGTTTGACCTCCCCAATCATAGGTACGACTACCTTGACGACAGCGACCCGAGTCGATAGTTTGCTGAACGGATTTTATTACGCCAATTTACATACCGCGGTCTTTCCGGCGGGTGAAATTCGGGGTGATATCAAGTAG
- a CDS encoding DUF6986 family protein, with amino-acid sequence MKLSIQESDKNRLLDSLKPANLAFQATYPGDKPDRQPVHTVYGGANLFKSDTCIRMGEIALKNLQTYSPNFVVLANVLQLDGYDRLPHLRKDIADLTDRLDGLSEAERRKESAWLAYSVYNKIVQKLQTEAVEDFRIDFEDGFGNRPDDEEDATAVQAALEVAEGMKDKTLSPFIGIRIKPFTEDLKFRGVRTLDIFLSTLLEKTGGVLPDNFVVMLPKVTIPEQVITMVRLFEILEKENNLVPNTLKMETMVEATQIVMDEEGRNPLMRIIKASEGRCIAAHFGTYDYTASCGITAKYQTMDHPVCDFAHHVTKVALGGTGIFLSDGATNVMPIGPHRGDDLTFEQLAENRTAVHNTWKIGYNHTMHSLINGFYQGWDLNPAQLPMRYAATYNFFLSSYEDAVFRLKTFVERSAISTLTKDIFDDAATGQGLLNFFLKAMNCGAISEEEALVTGLTIDEIRSRSFYRILEGRRNHNG; translated from the coding sequence ATGAAGTTATCGATTCAGGAAAGCGACAAAAACCGATTACTTGATAGCCTAAAACCGGCCAATCTGGCGTTTCAGGCAACGTATCCCGGCGACAAACCCGACCGGCAGCCCGTACATACGGTCTACGGTGGAGCCAATCTGTTTAAGTCGGACACCTGCATCCGGATGGGCGAAATCGCGTTGAAAAACCTGCAAACGTATTCACCCAATTTCGTTGTACTGGCCAATGTGCTGCAATTGGATGGATACGACCGTTTGCCACATCTGCGAAAAGACATTGCCGATCTGACCGATCGTTTAGACGGCCTGTCGGAAGCCGAACGCAGAAAAGAATCGGCCTGGCTAGCCTATTCCGTTTACAACAAAATCGTCCAGAAACTCCAGACCGAAGCCGTGGAGGATTTCCGGATTGACTTTGAAGATGGCTTTGGCAATCGCCCCGACGATGAAGAAGATGCAACGGCCGTTCAGGCGGCTCTTGAAGTGGCGGAGGGCATGAAAGATAAAACGCTATCGCCGTTCATCGGCATTCGCATCAAACCGTTTACCGAAGATTTAAAGTTTCGCGGGGTTCGGACGTTAGATATTTTCCTATCGACGCTGCTCGAAAAAACCGGCGGGGTATTGCCCGATAATTTCGTTGTGATGCTCCCCAAAGTGACCATACCCGAACAGGTAATCACGATGGTGCGCTTATTTGAAATTTTAGAGAAGGAGAACAATCTCGTCCCCAACACCCTGAAAATGGAAACAATGGTGGAGGCTACGCAGATTGTTATGGACGAAGAAGGTCGCAACCCATTAATGCGCATTATCAAAGCCAGCGAAGGCCGGTGTATTGCCGCTCATTTTGGCACATACGACTATACAGCGTCCTGTGGTATTACGGCCAAATACCAGACAATGGATCATCCTGTTTGCGACTTTGCCCACCACGTGACAAAAGTCGCGCTGGGCGGTACCGGTATTTTTCTGTCCGATGGTGCTACTAATGTTATGCCCATCGGCCCCCACCGGGGCGACGACCTGACATTCGAGCAGCTGGCCGAAAACCGTACAGCCGTGCATAATACATGGAAAATTGGGTATAACCACACCATGCATTCACTCATCAACGGGTTTTATCAGGGCTGGGATCTGAACCCGGCTCAGTTGCCGATGCGGTATGCCGCCACGTATAATTTCTTTCTGAGCAGTTACGAAGACGCTGTATTTCGACTGAAAACGTTTGTGGAGCGGTCTGCAATTTCGACGCTAACAAAAGACATTTTCGATGATGCGGCCACCGGACAGGGCTTACTCAATTTCTTCCTGAAAGCGATGAACTGTGGAGCAATATCAGAGGAAGAAGCGCTGGTAACGGGCTTGACAATAGACGAAATACGCAGTCGCTCCTTTTACCGGATCCTGGAAGGAAGACGAAATCATAACGGGTAA
- the uraH gene encoding hydroxyisourate hydrolase, with protein sequence MSQLTTHILDTTQGKPAVAVSVVLYQQQREWTEIARGITNSDGRISDLLPNEAVLPTGTYKLRFETGAYFDMLNTPTFYPYVEIAFQLITGEHYHVPLLLNPFGYSTYRGS encoded by the coding sequence ATGAGCCAACTAACCACCCATATTCTTGATACAACACAAGGGAAACCAGCGGTAGCCGTTAGCGTAGTTTTGTATCAACAGCAACGGGAATGGACAGAAATTGCCCGTGGAATTACCAATTCAGATGGGCGGATCAGCGATTTATTGCCCAACGAAGCCGTCTTACCAACCGGCACGTATAAACTACGGTTTGAAACCGGAGCTTATTTCGATATGCTTAACACGCCAACGTTTTATCCGTATGTCGAGATTGCGTTCCAGCTCATTACGGGCGAGCATTACCATGTTCCCTTATTACTGAACCCGTTTGGCTATTCTACCTACCGCGGTTCCTGA
- the uraD gene encoding 2-oxo-4-hydroxy-4-carboxy-5-ureidoimidazoline decarboxylase, whose amino-acid sequence MILPELNQLPVNQLKAALVTCCGSTAWVNEMAKTFPVESKESLFEQAEISWFSLNESDWREAFDHHPKIGDINSLREKFANTSTWASGEQSGVSTASQQVLEDLSEGNRLYETKFGYIFIVCATGKSADEMLEILNSRLPNSPEDEILIAMQEQNKITKIRLEKLLVS is encoded by the coding sequence ATGATCCTGCCTGAATTAAATCAGTTGCCTGTTAACCAGTTAAAAGCAGCCCTGGTTACGTGTTGTGGGTCAACGGCCTGGGTGAACGAGATGGCCAAAACCTTTCCGGTCGAGAGCAAAGAAAGCCTGTTCGAACAGGCTGAAATCAGCTGGTTTTCCCTCAACGAAAGCGATTGGCGGGAAGCATTTGACCATCACCCGAAAATTGGCGACATCAATTCACTCCGGGAAAAGTTTGCCAATACAAGCACCTGGGCTTCCGGTGAGCAATCAGGCGTTTCAACGGCATCACAACAGGTTTTAGAGGATTTATCGGAAGGAAATCGGCTATACGAAACTAAATTCGGTTATATTTTTATTGTCTGCGCCACCGGGAAGTCGGCCGATGAAATGCTGGAAATTCTAAATTCCAGATTACCCAATTCGCCCGAAGACGAAATCCTGATTGCGATGCAGGAGCAGAATAAAATTACCAAGATCCGTCTTGAAAAACTTCTGGTATCATGA
- the allE gene encoding (S)-ureidoglycine aminohydrolase, with protein MEISALTRSVVKRNHAIISPDGYINSRVPGWDNCTVNVIINEQMGANLCQTLITTTENSRLTGTTKASQLFFYVISGQCTATVSGDEQPLKTGQFVYIPIGKDYLIEKTEAGTQLLTFHKVYERLEGYAIPPVIFGNAANVAAPAYLGDPALRLQVLLPDELSFDMAVNIFTYDSGGHLPLVETHIMEHGLIYLQGQGVYMLDQDWYPIKKGDSIWMAPYCQQWFTAMGKEPAVYIYYKNVNRFPTTV; from the coding sequence ATGGAAATTTCAGCACTTACCCGATCGGTTGTCAAACGCAATCACGCCATCATTAGCCCCGACGGCTACATCAATAGTCGTGTACCCGGCTGGGATAACTGTACTGTCAACGTGATCATCAATGAGCAAATGGGCGCAAACCTGTGTCAGACGCTCATCACGACAACTGAAAACAGCAGGCTTACGGGTACCACGAAAGCGTCGCAACTGTTTTTCTACGTCATAAGCGGCCAGTGCACAGCAACGGTAAGCGGAGATGAGCAGCCGTTAAAAACAGGGCAGTTTGTCTATATCCCAATTGGCAAAGATTACCTGATCGAGAAAACAGAAGCCGGTACTCAACTGTTGACGTTCCATAAAGTCTACGAAAGGCTGGAGGGCTATGCTATACCGCCCGTTATTTTTGGCAATGCTGCCAACGTAGCGGCTCCAGCCTATCTGGGCGATCCGGCTCTACGTTTGCAGGTGTTACTCCCCGATGAACTATCGTTCGATATGGCAGTCAATATTTTCACCTACGATTCGGGGGGTCATTTGCCGCTGGTCGAAACGCACATCATGGAACACGGCCTTATTTACCTGCAGGGGCAGGGTGTGTATATGCTCGATCAGGACTGGTATCCCATCAAAAAAGGCGATTCGATCTGGATGGCTCCCTATTGTCAGCAGTGGTTCACGGCGATGGGAAAAGAACCCGCCGTCTATATTTATTACAAGAACGTAAACCGTTTTCCCACAACTGTATGA
- a CDS encoding allantoate amidohydrolase encodes MTDYLNRAENVLNKINELAAISEDPACITRTFGTTAFQQGSRIIQNWMQNIGLETRVDSIGNVRGRLISPQANARTFVIASHMDTVVNAGKFDGPMGVIMGLDLIEQLILAGKPLPFNLELIAFSDEEGVRFHTTYLGSKVVAGSFDEALLNKKDESGITLEEAIQTIGGNSAQLLSDSIAADKWLGYFEIHIEQGPVLYERNVPVAVVTDIVGQKRIEIIFSGMAGHAGTVPMTMRQDALCAAAEFILAAEQLAVSEPTLVATVGKLNVVNSASNVIPGEVSCSLDVRSNDASILAVAYQTLHDKCVEIGQKRAITIHWKLIQETTSVACDPVISDLLAEAINDCGYEVIRLVSGAGHDGVPISQVSPVSMLFVRCFKGISHNPLENTELADMAATLQVADTFMSLYIEKQLIM; translated from the coding sequence ATGACCGATTATTTAAACCGGGCCGAAAACGTACTGAACAAAATCAACGAACTGGCCGCGATCAGTGAAGACCCAGCATGCATCACCCGCACCTTTGGCACTACGGCGTTTCAGCAGGGAAGCCGCATCATTCAAAACTGGATGCAGAATATTGGCCTGGAAACGCGGGTTGATTCTATTGGCAACGTACGAGGTCGATTGATCAGCCCTCAGGCGAATGCCAGAACGTTTGTCATTGCCTCGCACATGGATACGGTCGTGAACGCCGGAAAATTCGACGGGCCGATGGGTGTTATCATGGGCCTGGACCTTATCGAACAGCTCATTCTGGCGGGTAAGCCGCTGCCGTTTAACCTCGAACTGATCGCGTTTAGCGACGAAGAAGGTGTTCGCTTTCACACAACTTACCTTGGCAGCAAAGTCGTTGCCGGTTCATTTGACGAAGCCCTTCTCAACAAAAAAGACGAATCGGGTATCACCTTAGAGGAAGCTATCCAGACAATTGGTGGGAATTCGGCTCAGCTACTCTCCGACTCGATTGCAGCCGATAAGTGGCTGGGTTATTTTGAAATTCATATTGAGCAGGGTCCTGTGCTCTATGAACGTAACGTTCCGGTTGCCGTTGTAACAGATATTGTGGGGCAAAAACGCATTGAAATTATCTTTAGTGGTATGGCTGGTCATGCCGGAACCGTACCGATGACGATGCGGCAGGATGCTCTTTGCGCTGCTGCTGAATTCATTCTGGCAGCCGAGCAACTGGCTGTCAGTGAGCCCACTCTGGTGGCTACGGTTGGCAAACTGAACGTAGTCAATTCGGCGAGTAATGTCATTCCCGGCGAAGTAAGCTGTAGCCTGGATGTACGAAGTAATGATGCATCCATCCTGGCGGTTGCTTACCAAACCTTGCACGATAAATGTGTCGAAATCGGCCAGAAACGGGCAATTACTATCCATTGGAAACTAATTCAGGAAACCACATCGGTAGCCTGCGACCCAGTCATCAGCGACTTATTGGCAGAGGCTATAAACGATTGTGGTTATGAAGTGATCAGGCTGGTAAGTGGTGCCGGACACGATGGCGTACCAATCTCGCAGGTTTCACCGGTTTCCATGCTGTTTGTGCGGTGCTTCAAAGGCATTAGCCATAACCCGCTGGAAAACACAGAATTGGCCGATATGGCTGCTACCCTTCAGGTGGCCGATACCTTTATGAGCCTCTATATCGAAAAACAACTGATTATGTGA
- the allB gene encoding allantoinase AllB yields MIDFAIKGNNILTPEGLQKAVVLLKNGLISDVLTDLPSTIHVEVIDIQDKVLMPGVIDPHVHINEPGRTDWEGFDTATRAAITGGLTTLVDMPLNSSPVTTSAEAFDQKLAATAGQLHTNCGFWGGLVPGNTDEIEKLITKGVLGFKAFLTHSGIDDFPNVTEADLRKAMPIIAQHGLPLLVHCELSTNEVLATGDVRSYQNYLSSRPAEWEDKAIALMIRLCEEYNCRTHIVHLSSANSIEPIAKAKQKGLPLTVETAQHYLFFNAETIQDGQTQFKCAPPIREKENNDQLWIALRDGIIDFVATDHSPAPPDLKLLQRGDFMKAWGGIASLQLALPALWTAARQRGFAITDVARWLSEKPAQLAGLSHRKGRIATGYDADLIVWDPQNSFTVSEEVLQHKHKMTPYLHQELHGVVEQTYLGGLKVFENGTISQLNAGKLITPSMK; encoded by the coding sequence ATGATTGATTTCGCGATCAAAGGAAATAATATTCTTACGCCTGAAGGACTCCAGAAGGCGGTAGTTCTACTAAAAAACGGGTTAATTTCTGATGTTTTAACAGACCTGCCATCAACTATCCATGTTGAAGTCATTGATATTCAGGACAAGGTTCTGATGCCGGGAGTCATTGATCCCCACGTACATATCAATGAGCCTGGCCGGACCGATTGGGAGGGTTTCGACACGGCTACGCGGGCAGCTATTACCGGTGGATTGACAACACTGGTCGACATGCCCCTGAACTCATCCCCGGTAACGACATCGGCGGAAGCTTTCGACCAAAAACTGGCAGCCACCGCAGGCCAACTTCACACAAACTGCGGTTTCTGGGGAGGACTCGTGCCGGGAAATACCGACGAAATTGAAAAACTTATCACCAAAGGTGTATTAGGATTTAAAGCCTTTCTGACTCATTCCGGTATCGACGATTTCCCGAATGTTACCGAAGCGGATTTACGGAAAGCGATGCCCATTATTGCCCAACATGGGCTACCATTGCTCGTCCATTGCGAATTATCTACCAACGAAGTACTGGCGACCGGCGATGTTCGATCCTACCAAAATTACCTGTCATCACGGCCAGCCGAATGGGAAGATAAAGCCATTGCTTTAATGATTCGGCTGTGCGAAGAATACAACTGCCGAACCCACATTGTGCACCTATCATCGGCCAATTCCATCGAACCCATTGCCAAAGCCAAACAAAAAGGGTTACCGCTAACGGTCGAAACGGCACAGCATTATCTGTTTTTCAATGCTGAAACCATTCAGGATGGTCAGACGCAGTTCAAGTGCGCACCACCCATTCGTGAAAAGGAAAACAACGACCAGTTATGGATAGCATTACGCGACGGCATCATTGACTTTGTGGCTACTGACCACTCTCCTGCCCCACCCGACTTAAAACTACTCCAACGTGGTGATTTTATGAAAGCCTGGGGCGGAATCGCATCCCTTCAGTTAGCCTTACCCGCTCTATGGACAGCCGCCCGGCAACGCGGCTTCGCGATAACCGATGTAGCCCGCTGGCTAAGCGAAAAACCAGCTCAATTAGCGGGATTATCGCATCGAAAAGGGCGAATTGCAACCGGATACGATGCCGATTTAATCGTATGGGACCCCCAAAATTCGTTCACTGTTTCGGAAGAAGTATTGCAGCACAAGCATAAAATGACCCCTTATCTGCATCAGGAATTGCATGGAGTGGTCGAACAAACCTATCTCGGTGGCCTGAAGGTTTTTGAGAACGGAACGATCAGCCAGTTGAATGCCGGAAAACTTATTACGCCCTCCATGAAATGA
- the pucL gene encoding factor-independent urate hydroxylase, which produces MKLILKKNAYGKNAVNLSKIIRHPTYHEFRQISVNVSLQGDFETAHTLGDNSKILPTDTQKNTVYALAQAHFVDSIENFGLYLANYFITNNPQVTQATIDIVEHPYRRMTFDGEPHHHAYLGGGSEKYTTTIVQTGSRIVISSGIKDLLILKTTDSGFEGYIKDQYTTLKETADRIFATQCEATWTYATQKLDFTAAFAKIRETLLKTFAHHKSLSVQQTLLAMGSAVLEENEAVSEISLIMPNKHHIPFNLEQFGLDNNNDIFIATDEPYGYITGTVTREQGNEE; this is translated from the coding sequence ATGAAGCTTATACTGAAAAAAAATGCGTACGGTAAGAACGCCGTGAATCTGTCAAAAATAATTCGGCACCCTACGTATCATGAGTTCAGGCAGATCTCCGTGAATGTATCCTTGCAGGGCGATTTTGAAACCGCGCATACCCTAGGCGATAACTCGAAAATACTCCCCACCGATACGCAGAAGAACACTGTCTATGCGCTTGCGCAAGCGCATTTCGTGGATTCCATCGAAAACTTCGGGCTGTATTTGGCGAATTATTTTATCACCAATAATCCACAGGTAACCCAGGCGACAATCGACATTGTCGAGCATCCGTATCGCCGTATGACGTTCGACGGCGAGCCGCATCACCATGCCTACCTGGGAGGTGGTTCTGAGAAATACACAACGACAATCGTACAGACCGGGAGCCGTATTGTCATTTCTTCTGGTATCAAAGACCTGCTGATTCTGAAAACGACAGATTCGGGCTTCGAAGGCTATATCAAAGACCAGTACACAACGCTAAAAGAAACGGCCGATCGCATATTTGCGACCCAATGCGAGGCTACCTGGACATATGCAACACAGAAACTTGACTTTACCGCGGCCTTTGCAAAAATTAGAGAAACACTCCTGAAAACGTTTGCCCATCATAAAAGTCTATCGGTCCAGCAAACCTTGCTGGCAATGGGTTCGGCCGTTCTGGAAGAGAATGAGGCTGTGAGCGAGATTAGTCTGATCATGCCCAACAAGCACCATATACCGTTCAATCTGGAGCAATTTGGTCTGGACAACAATAACGATATTTTCATCGCCACCGACGAACCGTACGGCTACATTACCGGGACAGTGACGAGGGAGCAGGGTAATGAAGAATAG